TAAATCAGTTTTCACAGTGCAACCTGATTCCCTGGTTAGAATGGCAGGTTAAAATTAACCACCTGTGCTCTAGTCACCCACGACAACTGCAGGCGCTAACTCTAAGACCAGACTGAGTCCTAATGCCCAAGAGTAATGGTACTCGATTAGACGAGTGTGGATGCAAGGTTGTAACTTGTGATTCTGCTGAGTTGCTCCATCTTACCCACTGGCACTTGCTCTAAGCCTACCTTCCTACATTCCTTTTGTTCAccatttttaaagcattattaaGGTCTAATTTGCAtatcatacaattcacccattataGTATACATTTTGACGACttttagtaaatttgtacagttgtGGGCATCACCATAATCCAGTTTTGCAACACTTCCATCACCCTAAAATTTCCCTCATTCCCATTTGCAGTCCATCCCTGTTTCTCCTCCCATCTCCAGTGATCTACTACACCCTTTATCGTGATTTTTAATTACCTTCAGTTTTTGCCTGTAGTGTTTGTAGGAGTAAGCACGTGGCTGTTTTAAGAGACATAGGTTATGTTGAAacgggtttattttttttttaatccataaataTCTGTTACTGACAAAAGTGGAAAAATCCTTAAGACTAAATCTTACTAAAGTGATATTGGTTTACAGTACATATAGAATGTGCTTTGACAGGTAAGTAGAACAATGAGATTTGTACAGAAGCAGCAGTTCCGGGGGTACTGCTCATCACGAAGCTTACTTatgagagatgaagaaactgtgcAAAGGAACCAATACAAAGGTACTTTTCATCAGTACTACCATATATAATAAACATGGAATCCATAAATTGGGCTAATGcataaaaatgttcattaatCCCCCCCCTTAGGAAATTGTGTCCCCAAACTAAAAATCTTACAGtaagaattgctttttttttattagagaATTTCAAGAATTCTTTACTACAAAATGTCTAGTTGAGTTATAGAACTAGAGGAATATTTGCCACTATGAAGCAAGTGAATGAGTCCTCCCATGGAGTGGCATTCAAGGGTCACAGCAGGAGTGGGCAGCAAGGTTGAGCAGGGGTCTTCCTCTCccaaaggaggaagggtgctAAGGGAACATATGACGTCATTTCTCTGCCTGATGGATGGCGGGTGTGGTTGCCGATTTATCAGATGTGTTCAATGATACTGACTTGGACTCTCAATTCCGGCTTCAGAAGCTTTCACCGGGAGGATGGTAGTGTCACAAGGAGGGGCTGGAAAGGTACTAGGATGGGGTGGGAGCCCACCTCTTAGCAGCCCAGGGGGTGatgcctgcccctcctccaggtgGAGCCCAGTGTCCAGACACAGGTTCTGGAGGGGGGTATAACATCTGTTGCCCCGCAGAGCCTCTACCGTGCCTTCTCTGTGGCTTGGAATGCATCTCCAAGCTGCTCTAAAATACAAACTTCATGCTGTTGTGGGCCAACCTCTGGACCTTTCTCCTCCAGCCTGTCCCCTCTCTGAAATCAGAACCACCTCCCTCCAGCTTTAAGGACCACATCAAGATGAAAACGTCAGAATTCCCCAATGATACAGACACCCAAGATGATTTAGATGTCTTTATGAGAGGGCTTCCATGACACATGGTTGGTCACCTTACTGAATGGGTAGGCCCTTACACCTTCAAACAGGAGAACATCCCTGGGTGGCCGTGACCATGGGGTCCACCCCTAGGCTCTGGGGAGGAGTTTGGCGGCTGCCTACAGCATCTGAGGATATCGCCATGGGGCAGATGTAAATGGGATGTGTGTAGCCCAGTTGAGGTGGGGAGGAACAGAGAGGAGGGAGTGCCAATGGGGAATGGAAGCCCTATGTATAAGAGCTGAATGAAACTTCAGAACTGATCTGGTCAAAGCCCTTCATGTTACAGGTGGGAAACGGAGGTGCTGAGCGAGAACGTGGCTTGTCCTCGGTCACATGGCAAGACGGAGATATAGCCGGGGCCGAAGCCGCGTCTCCAAGAGCCTCAGGcctgtgcttttttcccctcctgtagTATGCTTCCTTCTGAAATCAAATATAGAGCCCAGGAAGACATAGCTTTCATATCAAATCTGTCACTAAAATGctgcatttataaaaataataataataacataggAACCCTGAAAAATACTTCATTAAAACACAATGAGCTTCCTTGAAAATACTCCAGAGCAAAGTTTCCCAGGTTTGGGGAGGGTAGGGGAGGAAGGTACATGGGAGGAACAGAGCAGATGCTTTCCAGGGGCCAGGTCATTGTCAGGCCTTGCAGATGAACTTGGGTCAAGTCCACAGTTGCCTGTGGATGGAATCTGAGGACAGAAGGCAGGTGGCAGGCAAGGAATCTCTGAAGAAAATGGATTGTTTGGTGGTGGGGTTATTGGAATGGATACTTCTTCGTGCTTGGAGGGTCTTGAGGCTCTCTAGTCTTTGGGGATAAGGGAGGATCTGTGACACACACAAGCAGGACAGGCGTGAGGGAGGTGGAACAGGTGGCCAAGAGCCCTCAAGGATATGAATCTTTGGCCAGAGCAGGAGCCTCTGGGCTGGTGGCAGGCTGGGGTAGGGGCTTTAGGGACGGGCCAGCTGCAGGAACCAAAGCTGATCTTTGACCCACCATGCCCCTGATATCTCATAGGGTCAGGAGAGACCGGAGAATGTCTCGTTCTCGGATTGTTTGCATTGAGGGCTCTACGTTTTAGAACTAGAGAGTAGAGCAGGACCTGGGAAAAGAAATTAGGGATGGAGGGAGGTAAATGGAAGGAaagggcagggccagggagaTGAGAGGGAAGAAGATTGAGGTCAATTTCAGGGTGTGAGATTGGAAAGAGGGGAGGAGACATTTGAATTAAGGGAAGGGCTGAAACTTTCTAGAAGGCAGACCCATCACCCAGGACGCTGGGGAGCCCTGAGAGCACAAGCCCGGTTAGGGAGCTAAAGGAATTCTTGGGAAAGACTTGGTGGTTTATGAACTCACGGAACCAGGAGTTAACTGGAGGAAGCAAGACGGGAAAGGGGGAGGGCGTGAGAGACTGTGAGAACCTCACTGCATCTGAGGCCAAGCCAACCGGCAAGAACCAGGTTGGTCAGCTGAGAACCTGTGCGGACCCCAGTGCGTTCCCAGTAGAGCAACGGAGACTCACACTAAGAGTCAAATAAGCAGAGGGAAACTTTGGGCTTTGGGGAGGGGGACTTCCTTCATGGGGGAAGGGCTGGCCCTTCCAAGTGTGATAGTGGCCACCAGCTTGGTGGGGCTGGAAATCAGGACATCTGGGTTCCAGCCCCAGAGCGCTGTCTTATCTGCTACAAGAACTTGTCCGGTAATGCGGCCTTGCTTAGTCTGCAAACATGGATGAGATACTGCTGTGTCCCAGTTAAGGAGTTTTAAACTGGACAGCAGGAACGGTGGGGTGAGAAATGTTTTAGAATCGAGCCTATCAAACAACccctgagacagacagacagggctGGGGAGAAGCGTTGTCCTGAGGGACCTGGTGCTGAGATGATGCTTCAGACACGGAATGAGATCAGGTTTCTGGTTTGGGTGTATGTGTCTGTAGACATGTGAGGGGGGGATTCTCACCCACCCatatccttttctttcctcaccAGCAGGCAGCCTTAGAAGGAATTGGCGGGGACTGGATTAGTGGGCAGTGGGTGGGAGGGACCAGCTGTGAGAGACACACCCTTGTTTCCAGGAGTAGTTGATTTCCTCCAGCTCAATCCTCTCAGCATCACCTTCTGGATCAAACTCTCATAAACCCTTAGGGACCAGCCCTTGAGAAGGTTTATGTGTTTGTAAGGAGAAAGAGCAGAGAATTACCCCTGTCCTCACAGCCTCACAGTCCCAGTAACACCACCACTGGGGGCCTGAGGGCTCTGTTCATCACCCTGTCATGATTCGTGTGACGGTAAGCCTTGCGGGGAGGAGCGGGGGAACAAGAGCTTTGGAATTCTTGAGTAAGTTAGAGGAATCAGTCAATTGATTTCTCTGTGGATTAGATTAAAAATTCCCAGGGCTGATACTGGGGAGTTCTCCCAGCCTCCCCCAACCTTTTAAATCTAAAATCCCAGTTTAAAGTCATTGCTTTTGGAGCCTGACTGGCGACAGTCACATTTTTAGTGCCACACCTTCACCCAGTGGTCTGAAACTGATTCCCCCAGGTCCAGCCCAGGGAGGTACCCTGGCCCTGAGAACAGGGGAGCCCCCGTTCTCCCCCCAGGCTTTGGTCTCGGGGGAGCGGATGCTGCTTAGTTCACTGTCTACTCTCCAGGAGGCTGTCACACCCTGCTCAACCCCTAGGTTGGAGGCAGAGAAGAGGCTGAAATGGGCTGGCAGGGGCAGCCCCCCGATAGAGCTGAGGGCATGGATCTCCATGATGCCCCAGTGCCCCCTGCAGGGGAGCAACTGGGGACCTTCCCAGTTACCCACCAGACCAGTAGCCTGGAGTACCATTATTTGCATCTGCTAATGCGTCTCTGTCCCTTTGATCCAAAGGAGGCACTGGTCTGAAGAAACAGCAGCCCGGAAAGACGGATGGAACTACGGGAGGAtgggaggtgagggcaggggaaACAGGCAGAGATAGCCAGTTCTGAACAGAGAAGGGGCCAAGCAGGGGGGCAGTGACTGGGAGAGAGGAGTGCACGAGGTGCAGGACAGCTGCCTCGGGTCCTCCTTGATTGGGGGCTGAGCTGCCCCTCTCCAGAAGCCAGTGCCTCAGTCCTGCCTGATGTGCGTGGTGGGAGACAGGTGGAGCCCTGGGCGATGGGAATGGCGAGCCCCTGAGACCCAGGGCATCACAgtggccctccccacccactgctCTCTGGCCATTGGCAGACGCCTCTTGGGAGAAGAGCAGACCAGGGGAAGGCAGGCCCAAGTGGCAGGTCAGAGTCAGACGCAGTGGCCTGGAGGAAGTGTGGAGATCATCAGGTTGCTGGGGAGGGCACCCCAAACGTCCCTGCACCCCATTGCTACTCTCTTCTGGGAGGGCTAGAGCAAAGCCCCAGAGAACTCAGGGATGAAATCtaggactgggggaggggcaaaGTCTTGTGGGTGGGGCAGCCATCCCGGACTGGAGGGGGCGGTCCCAACGGTggagaggcagctgaaggaagggaACCCCTCTCTACCCCGGGGCCTGGGGAGGGACACAGGGCCAGGGTTGGGGGCCGAGGGGGTCAGCGGAGGAAGGGCCACTCAGTGGGGACCAGAGAGTTCCAGCAGGCAGAAGAGAATCATTATTGTGCTTATGGACACAGCAGCTCCCTGGCTCTGAGAGAGCGAGCAGGCAGTTTATAGGCACTAGAAGATTTCTGTGATGCGGTTGTGGGTAAATGAATGAGACCGAGTAGCCTATTCAGTCAGCCCATCGACTGCACCCACTTGCCACTTCCAGCCCAGGCAGCTTCAGGCCAGGGTCAGGCCAGGGTCTCCTGGCTGGCAGAAACTGCGGCTGAGCCCCCGGGATGCAGAGAGGGGATATGGGACTGAAAGGGAGTCAGTGATGGTGGCAGGGTGAGTCTGGGGCCTCGCCCCTCTCCTTGCTCCCCTTTGACTCTCCTGGGAGAGTGAGGGTGATCGCTCTGGATCTGGGTCTGAGCGTGCTGTGCCAGGCCACTGGCCGAGTCCCAGGAGTATGGCTTTCTGGCACAGCCTACCCCCACCTCCTACAGAGGGGACAAGGGAAAGAGAGCCAACCAGGGCTGGAAGCTCCGCTCCAGGCCCCTTCTgatccctgccctgcctgcccggCGGCCCAGCCTGCCCTGCCGGTCACACGGTCACTTCTGTCTTGCTGGCTGTGTAGCAGGTGTGGTGGCCAGGGATGTAGTGCAGCTGTTCCACGGTGTTGTGTCTGCGCGAGGCAAAGGCCTGGCGCTTGGCCGCCGTCTGGCTCTTGCCCAGGGTGGCGTAGGAGTTATTGGAGGCACTGGGATGGGAGTGCATCTTGGTCATGCGGTAGCGGTCCAGCACGGGTGTAGACACAAAGACATCCGTGTGCGAGATGGCCCGCGACAGGGTCTGCTCAGGGAAGGCCGTCCGCTCCGGGGACAGCAGTGGGTCCTGGGAATGCAGGCGTTCTGTGGAGAGCAGCTGCTCATCTGACAGGATGCGGTCGTAGGGCATGCCGAACTCATCTGGCAGGCCCCGACGCGGGGACAGGACCCTGTCCTGTGACATGGCCCGGAGGGGCCGGCGGGGTCGCTCTCGTGGCAAGGGCTTCTGTTGGGCCATCTGGATGACgttgagggggagggtgccacggGCAGCCAGGTCAGGCAGGTGCCGCCTCCTCATGTAATACTCATCAGCCTCCTTGTCGGCTGCAGGGGAGGAGAGACCAAgagtgagagaggaagagagaggtcaGCTGGGGCGACACCAAGTCTGCACTAGGACCCTGCAGCCCAGACCGGTAGAGGCAGTGCTTCTGGTGCAAATCAGTCCCAGGGGTCTTTTTAAATGTAGATTCTGATTGTGACCTGGGTCTGGGGTGAGTCTGAGAGTCTACATTTCTAATGAACTCCCAGGCAATGCTGATGCCCCTGGTCCTTGGACCACCATGAGTATCCTGGGGTTAAGGGACTTCCTCAAGGTCCCCAGGGAGTTCATGGCAGAGTCAATGGCAAGTCTATGCCCCTGAACCACACCATGGTCCTGAAGCAGAATGGCTCCCTGGGTCTTGCTGAAACACCCAAGGTGTAGCTGAGGCTTCCTGATAAAGTTCAGAACTTCTCTCCCAGGAAGCTGGGTTGCAGAACCAGACTCTTGCTAGAATAAAGTAAGATGCTTCATTCAGAAGGCACTTGTGAACATGCCTACTGGTAACGTAGGAACCTAGTAACACCTCTGGAGTAACAGCTTCTGCACAGGAAGCCAACACACAGGCATCCAGCCCCCACACAAGCACAGAATCAAGTCTACACACACTTCATCTGTGCCCACGACACGAGCAGGCCAGGACAGCCCCATATGTGCACCTCATTCAGATGCTCCACCCTCTTCTCCACCCATAAGGCCCTCCGAGTTCACCCTTGAGGCCCACTGCACCCTTGAACTCACCCAGGACACACCCAAGCCTGCTTTGTGCCAAATTTCAGGAATGAGGCTTCCCTGCAGACAGCCTGCTAGATCTCTGCAGAATGTGGGAATGCTGACTGCTCCTCAGGTTTCCCATGGGGGTCACTGACGGGTAGATTCTGACTCCTGAGCCACATCCCCTCATCCCAGGCATGCATCTGATTCCTCAGATCATCAGGGATTCCCACCTTTAGCATAGAAACTCACTGTCCCACCTTGGAGGTGGCTGATGTGGACTTGGGCTGAACTTCTATTGCGGTAGGTCACCCTGTAGATTCAAGTGCATGCTCCACTCTGCAGTTTGGGGGTCATCAAAACAGACTCATCGGGAAATGGGGGCCAAAGCTCCAAGGGTTGGAAAGCCTCTCCTGCTATGTACATTCTTGACATTGTAATGTCTTAAACTCATCAGTCCCCAGAGCCTCCCCAGACTTGAATGGCAGAGCTAGGATCATAGGATGGATTGGGCTCAACTCATGAAATGGGGTGTGTGCATGGAGTGGGGAGTCAGGTTCTCAAGACAGCTTTGACaggtgagggagggagctggATTATGGGCCCTTCCACAGCCAGGTCTCCGGGAAGAGTGTCAGAGAAAACTGTGGCATTGATAGCCTCTACTCCAACACAGAAAGAGAGCGAGGAAGGCCCAGGGTTTGAAGAAGGCAGGTGTGGGGCAAGGCTGGGGAAAGGCCTTCTCTTGCAGTTAAACTGGTGCGTGAATTAAAGCAGTGCCTCCCGTGGGGATGTGGATCTGAGGATTCCATGGCCTCCACTCTACCGAGGGGAAGAACGGACTGAGGCTGTAAAGAACAGGAACAACAGGCTTGTCTGCTCTCTTCTCCCACGCTACACCTTGCTGTCTGTCCTCAGGACTCAGATGCAGGGCAAGGGAGTGAGACACAGGAAGATGCAGGCAGACTCCAGCCCCAGGGGAAACGCCACTTACTTAGTCTCTTCAGAGATGAGTACTTGCTGGGGTGGGCCTTCACCGCAGACTCGTAGGACGGGGGCAGGTGGGCCAAGTTCTGGAAGGAGCGGGAGAAGGAGAGGTCATAGGGCTCAGTGGCCGATGTCAGGATGTTGTTCATCCGAGGCTTCTCTGCAAAAGAAGGGAGGGGTCATCGCGTTAGTGAGGACAAAGACTGGGGCAGGCGGGAGGGAAGAAGCATCCGAGTTCCAGCTCTCGTCCCCATCCTGTTCCCTGGCCCCCTGTGCTAGGACACAGGTGGTGCTGGTGACTCAGTTTCTTTCATGCTCAGCTCCATTGGCCAGCAAGCCTGGGGGCAGGTGCTATTTAGCTGCACTGGCCATGATGGGCCATGAGACCCTTCCTTGATGGCAAACTCTTTCTTCCAGTACATCACTGAGCTGTCTGGTGAAAATGAAAGCCTGATGGAGCTGAGGGAGGGTCATAAAATCATCTATTTCAGGTTGAAAGTTCTATCCCTTCCCTAATTGCTTTAGGCAGACTAGCTCTCAGGCTCAGAAAAATCTGAGTTAGAAGGAGAGGAGTAACCAATCTTGTCTACCTAGCCATAGGATTGGGTCCAAGACCCAGCTCCACTGAGACTCCAACCCACACTGTCCTTAAGGTTATTTCACCTCTCATACCACCCCTTCAACCTTTGGCTTCTCCAAGCCCTGCACCTGACAAGCCACTGTGAGCTACAAAGTCATTTCCTCTTATTCCAACTCCTTCCTCTGAAGTCCCCTTAGCCATCTCTGTGCTGCTGGAGGGAAGAATGTAGGCAGAATGCCTAGCACATCATCCCCttttctccctccatccctcGAGATAGAGTCTTGAGATAAGAAagtctgaagagaaagaaaggatagTTGTTCAACGCCAGACCTGGGGAGAAGAAGTAAGGAAGACGTGGAAGAAAAGACCAAAGAGAGACGAGGTGAATGATTAATGAGGTGAatgagctgggctgggctctgggggccAGATTAAGAAGGGAGttggggctgagggagaggagaTGCAGGTATGGGTGAGGGAGTGGCCGTGATGATGGGGGACATAAAGGAATGAAGATCCACGGCAGGAAGACAAGCATGCCTTGGTGCTTGGCTGACCTGAGGCACAGCAAGAAGCCAACAGATATTGCTGAGGAAACAATGGTACCATTCCCAGAAATGAGGCAGCTGAGTGGCTCTCCCATCGTCCCTCCATCCTCTTAGTTTGGGACACCCAAAAAAGGGCAGGCTCTAGCTTTAGACAAATGTATCAGAGGACTGTGGCTCCCCATGCCTCTTGGCCAAAAGAGTGCTGTGAACTATGAGACAAGGAGAAGCACTCCTAGGCTTAGTCCAAGGGCAACCTCAATACAGGGAATGCCTTGCTTCTCTATCCATTCCTGCCTTCACTGGTCCCCCACCACCACTGGGGATGGAGCCAGGGGAGCCCAGCCAGTGAGCTGGTGTTCATGCCAGCTCGGTACAtatgtgagggggtgggggacactCTACCTCCGTGAGCCATCAGAACATGCTGTACAGAAAAGCCTGTCTGGCATGGATGGGGACAGATGCCAGGAAGTAAAGTAGGCAGGAAGTTGGGAGCACTGCTACCCAGAGCTGGGTCAGAGCCGCAGCCCTGTAGCTCTTGTTTCTACACTTTGGGCCATGCTGGAGAAGAGTGAACGTCCCTCTGCTTGTTGGCATCAGGCTCCCACTGAGGGCAGCACTCAGCTCACCCCCTTCCAAAGGCAACATTTCTGGATGTTCTTACTCCTCACTGTTCTCCAAAACATACCACTGAGCCAAGGCTGGCTTCCTGTCTCCACCACATCTGCCCCTACCCCCTTGCTCATGCTCTCTCTCCTATTGCAATGCCCTTTCTTACTCTTCCTCTGTCCAGATTCTCCTTTCCCTCAAGACTCGTTGCT
This is a stretch of genomic DNA from Camelus bactrianus isolate YW-2024 breed Bactrian camel chromosome 16, ASM4877302v1, whole genome shotgun sequence. It encodes these proteins:
- the LOC123619927 gene encoding protein shisa-6 codes for the protein MNNILTSATEPYDLSFSRSFQNLAHLPPSYESAVKAHPSKYSSLKRLTDKEADEYYMRRRHLPDLAARGTLPLNVIQMAQQKPLPRERPRRPLRAMSQDRVLSPRRGLPDEFGMPYDRILSDEQLLSTERLHSQDPLLSPERTAFPEQTLSRAISHTDVFVSTPVLDRYRMTKMHSHPSASNNSYATLGKSQTAAKRQAFASRRHNTVEQLHYIPGHHTCYTASKTEVTV